The genomic window aatattatagAATGAATTTATGAGCCATCAATCTCTGTGTGGTCGCACAAAagagaaaatacataaattaaatattttctgcGCGTCTAAACCATGCATTACGGTGTATCTGCTTATGTCACCTGAGGTTGTTTTTTTCGTTCTTTCTGCAGCTGCTGCAACACTTGTGACATTGAATTGGGTTAAGTGCAGATATTTTCGTTAAATATGGCTACATTAATCAGGAAGATCATCAGCACAAGTAAGGCTCCTGCTGCCATCGGACCGTACAGGTGAGGCATGATAGAgttaaataacttaaataacgAGTAAAGTCATTGAAGTAACGGAGGCCACATGTGCAAAGTAgtggaacagtaatggtatgtaaCCAACTTATACTGCACTGAGTTAGAAGTTTAAGGTACTTTACTACATGTATTATGAtgcacttttacttcactacatctcagagggCAGTTCTACATTTTACTGCACTTTTTGTCATTCAGTTTTACAGGATCATCTTTTATAACGTATTAAATTATTGTAgtattaaattattttattagttaaaGCCAtaacattaaccctccggtatccaggtgcgccttttaggcatattcattcattttaaaaaacttcatattatttttcacaatttaaataaggttagaattcaaaagttgttcatttttgcatgatctttaaaatttgcacattgtaaacaaaagaaaattacaagactagcatctgtctcccaagtgtgcctaaaacgcactatttcttccatttgatatatgattagggctgaccttgatttacaaaaatgaaatcaaattagagcagaaaaataaatcaatatataatatttaatagtttcatttataggtgtgcattttacgcacacttggtgacagatgctagtatttttgaacatttgacctggcgccaaaaatactaatgcaaattaaccactgttggagttaatcattgacatatgccaggctgcaaaaatcaaataatatgtaatccactttttgtgtagtatattgaaaaaaaatgtttgttttttttttgttttttgcatccaaaaaaaaaaaaaaggtttgtttacattataaaaaacacggcttttaaagggttaaaaaatgtgacagttattgagtatttggtatttttatttacgactcaagttgatgaaatagaaaaaagtgtaaaagaattaaaaacaaactgtatgaacttttttttgacattattccacaagtgtgcaaaaaaggcacacttggtgcttagtagggGCCttactggacaggataccggagggttaaacatgtacagcagtaaaatgcaccATTCACATTAAGCAGTCATTTGACTCCGTAAACATAACATATAATTGAAAAAACTACTCCTTACTGCACAGTGACAACTTTTGCTGTCCTCAGAACACCTTTAAGTATTTCCTCTGTGTGGTATTAATACTTTTAAATGAGTAAAAATCTGAATGTCTTCCATTCATGCATGTTTGGAGAATGTGCAGTTGTGTTGGTTGCACTGTTGTTGGAGGGGGGGCAGGAATCACACAGTAAAATGTGCTTCTCTGGAGCAAAGTGCAGGTTTTAGTTTGTACTTTAACCCCACAATGGACTGCTATTTCTActgatgttttttgtctttcagaAGTTCAGTTCAAGTTCAAGCTCTATCCTGACTTATTAATGGATATGAACACCATGTGGCTTCTGGGTCCATTTTACCTTCAGGAACATTTTGTCTACAGGGGAATAGTTTTGTCTTTCCCTGACTGATTTAACTTATTGAAGGTGAAAACCCTGTGTCCTACCTTAGATGACcctctgttcattttgtttgtcttCCAGTCAAGCGGTGTTGGTAGATCGGACCATGTACATCTCCGGACAGCTGGGGATGGACCCCGCTAGCGGTCAGCTGGTGGACGGTGGCGTTCAGGCCCAAACCAGACAGGTAACCCAGCACAAATCCACCTTAAACAGGGAGTTCTGCAACATACTGTGTACAGTTGAACAGATTATTATTTCTCGTATCAACATGTTACGAATAAATCAAATATACTTTGAGGACTTTTTGACCAAACATTCAGGTTATAAACTCGTTGCAAAGGAAACACAAAGTTGCATTGACTTATTTTTCAGTTGTGCAGCCTTGGGATGGCTAACCTTGACTCGTCTCAAAATAAATCACTGAATATGCTCATTTTCCTGCAAAGTATAATAAAAACAGAAGAGGAGGTCACAGATGTCTCCctatacattttctttttatgAAACACTGATTGCCAGGGTGAACAATGTCCACAATAAAACCTTTTATTCTTTGTTAATTGCAAAAACCTCACTTTTCCTCCTTTAGGCTCTTGTGAACATGGGTGAAATCCTTAAAGCTGCTGGTTGTGGTTATGAGAACGGTAAGAAAATGTGCATCCTTATCTAAAAGTGAAACATTTTTAATAAGTCATTGAAATGTGGATGCAAGCAGaggttttaatcttttttttttttctttacagttgtGAAAACCACGGTGCTCTTAGCCGACATGAACGACTTCACTAATGTCAATGATGTTTACAAGCAGTGTAAGTATGATTATCTATATTTGATTATctatttatattctgtttttctaCAGTTCTGTCaaggttatacagggtgtccataaagtctctttacagtttaacaaatttattacaaaagtaaatgaatagacaaatctgtgggtattattacaaaataaaaagtagatattgaaggtttttttgcctcctttaatccacctctatatggacaccattagttgcatgaagcacatccagacgaTACTGGATTTCTTTCCATGTCATCTGTATCGTAGCCTCATCAGTGGGGTCAATGGTATCAGTGAGCTTTGGCTTCAGGTCCTATATCTTTGTTCCATACACAATATTTTTAACATAAcaccatagaaagaaatccaggggggtgatatctggtgaacaagGTGTCCAGGGAAATGtagtggaaatgtttgatttatgaacccaccaacatgcagttcctaatgtggtggtgcaccgtctacctggaaaatgatatactcagtgccaatgaaaacgcaacacttgaagattctttttttttttttttttttttttttaatctgtgaggatttttattccataagctctttggaattaatcataggccatttctgtacagtaaaaaaaaaaaaaaaaaaaatcacatccaaatttgttgacaacaAATAAGGATAAAGACAGAAACTCaaagacccccaaaaccaaaagtctcaaagcggtcctggaggtgctgcagctcaatgtagtgatcctgctgtggcgtggtcacacgtgctcgtccaggtccaggtctgtctgcagctgagccagtttcttcatgcctctgttgcatcctgactatggtggacacattgcatccaaaacggcgcgccacctgccgagcagagattccggcctccaggagccccgtagcatggcatctgtggtcacgtatCAGTCTAGGCattgctgagttattgcaaatgattttggtgcttttcagtttgcctttatatacagaacatgagcactccttaactgaccacagttccttaagttgagcagttcattgctgagcaatgagaaaaacaagtcttatgaatgcagacaagttcattcaagcgtgacaatagctcaacccgtcacAGGTTGTTCAGAAATTGACTGGGATTATCtgatacaggtgaaacttaaacatactgatgcagctcaggaacaataaaacacattcaagtgttgtgttttcattggcactgagtatagttggttgaaggtcatccagttgtggtgacacatattcagtcaaaaggtcaaaggtaaaCATTTGCAATAATCGATCTCTCGTTGAAGAAAAATTAACCAATGATTTGATTGCACATGATGccataatgtaataaaaactTTGATTACCACTGACTACGTAGAACAAATATGATTAACATGTTTCgtcaaccactttttttttttacacttagtttttattatttatcattgtcatacagaaaataaacaacaatcggcaacagatactagtcacaatctaatagtaatgataatttaggttacagttatgaaatagcaatcaagttacttAATAaattttttagagcagcagtttatatagaatttcacaggactatgagacaaaccactcattgtttttaaagaaactaatccatttgccccatcttatcatgtaaagttcatcttgcagcctcagcataaatgttaatctctgcATTTTATGAATTTCATCAACagttttcaaccagtcctccagcactAGTGGATCAAATTGAAGCTATTtacgatttttttctttttctttttttttttactgcagcaccaaagatttttagaaggtatttatcatttattgttaaatcatcaggaagatcttctaacaatagtgacaaagtgggttgctgtaatttaaaaccccgaatctgttctatttttattccaacatatttccaaaaagttgtaattttcatacaggaccaaaaaatgtgggtgtggtttgcctctCTGTCCCAGGAAACCCTTCCAGCAtgtagaaactttttttttttttttaaattgtaaagggaCTTTGTGGATACCCTGTAGGCTCTTCTACGCTGCAGTACAGATTGAGCCACTAGGTGTCAGCACAACCCAGAAAACCTGCTTCAATCAGACACATATTGTGCTTAATAAT from Sphaeramia orbicularis chromosome 16, fSphaOr1.1, whole genome shotgun sequence includes these protein-coding regions:
- the LOC115435661 gene encoding 2-iminobutanoate/2-iminopropanoate deaminase-like, translating into MATLIRKIISTSKAPAAIGPYSQAVLVDRTMYISGQLGMDPASGQLVDGGVQAQTRQALVNMGEILKAAGCGYENVVKTTVLLADMNDFTNVNDVYKQFFSSSFPARAAYQVAALPRGGLVEIEAVAVLGPLTDAS